A DNA window from Setaria viridis chromosome 2, Setaria_viridis_v4.0, whole genome shotgun sequence contains the following coding sequences:
- the LOC117844753 gene encoding putative E3 ubiquitin-protein ligase RF298, with protein MSTIATSPPPSVAQEKAASRNKRKYRAEPPSAELGPFGLEYPLTADCVGFEFMSPEKAAMAAAADLDLIPSTCETCKDIHPTAEELLECQRYVNWSDPNETQLEEILLKSLDTTFDNAVSLITTMGYSEAAARAAVVRAAAQYNWRESLAGFGEAAVEVLKTEGDMLPREGASIEDMRKIEQAVLGSMVAVVNEAQPFYTTGDVMFCLLMSDMNVANACAMDYSTASLPAVGAQVIAQPVMGNYEPGSGPDLSVSITNPQTGVTFRGKLTPVPPSSYGSVKADSSTVPTSSKPSVSGKMQCVIPNIEPKEHPIPTRDHSEDQPFVAAATQSVKNDKPSPSKRGSSKRDSLHRQKLTSFDKSSRALGSKGSLRSGKYSSSGVVLDRKCRSFSDSTASNLKGSSKVGKGFAASITGSDVSVDLSFTGTLSSPFDAKVVSNSNPAPAASTDLSLSLPSSSDGLAPSSNHDSNTEGVDSSGKINFSYDEEQKVWIPQDKKDEIVLILVQRQKELQAHMRDWTDWAQQKVMQVAHRLAKEKEELQSLRKEKEDADRQQEERHHSEESNRKKLLEMESAISRANAQLERADASARRREAENAQLMLQMEAAKRHAAESATNISELLKKDENSRKRSQRWESERALLQEDLAAQKSRLSRVQEQLQHAKEQKDQVQARWKQEEAAKMEAIALVTSERKERDQIETSVRSEENLLHLKAANDTQRYKSEIRALEQQIVQLKVSMDSSKVAAPKWGADNKTYALHLSEGRKNSNAQILSNIAVPQDLDFDDIQRDRECVMCLSEEMSVVFLPCAHQVVCAKCSDLHEKQGMKECPSCRTPIQRRVCARPAGC; from the exons ATGTCTACTATtgcgacctcgccgccaccatcgGTGGCGCAGGAGAAGGCCGCCAGCCGGAATAAGCGCAAGTACCGCGCCGAGCCGCCATCTGCCGAGTTGGGCCCATTCGGGCTGGAGTACCCACTGACGGCGGACTGCGTTGGATTCGAGTTTATGTCGCCGGAGAAGGCTgccatggcagcggcggcggacctcGACCTCATCCCAAGCACGTGCGAGACCTGTAAGGATATCCACCCTACTGCAGAGGAGTTATTGGAGTGCCAGCGATATGTGAATTGGAGTGACCCAAATGAGACGCAGCTGGAGGAGATCCTTCTCAAGAGCCTGGACACCACTTTTGACAATGCCGTGAGTCTGATCACCACAATGGGTTACTCTGAGGCGGCCGCTCGCGCAGCTGTTGTGCGGGCAGCTGCACAGTACAACTGGAGGGAGAGCCTTGCTGGGTTTGGAGAGGCTGCAGTTGAGGTTCTCAAGACTGAAGGTGACATGTTGCCAAGGGAGGGCGCTTCCATTGAAGATATGAGGAAGATTGAGCAGGCTGTGCTTGGTAGCATGGTTGCGGTGGTAAATGAGGCTCAGCCATTCTACACCACTGGCGATGTAATGTTTTGCTTGCTTATGTCGGACATGAATGTGGCAAATGCCTGTGCCATGGACTACAGTACTGCTTCCCTCCCAGCGGTGGGGGCTCAAGTTATTGCTCAACCAGTTATGGGAAACTATGAACCTGGCTCAGGTCCTGATTTATCGGTTTCTATTACCAACCCGCAGACTGGTGTTACTTTCCGTGGAAAACTTACCCCAGTGCCACCCAGTTCTTATGGTTCTGTAAAAGCTGATTCATCAACAGTACCAACAAGTAGCAAGCCCTCTGTATCGGGCAAGATGCAGTGTGTGATCCCAAATATTGAGCCAAAAGAACACCCTATTCCTACTCGTGATCATTCAGAGGACCAACCATTTGTTGCTGCTGCGACACAATCTGTGAAAAATGACAAGCCATCTCCTAGCAAGAGGGGGAGCTCTAAGAGGGATTCCTTGCATCGGCAAAAGTTGACGAGCTTTGATAAGAGCTCCCGAGCATTGGGTTCTAAAGGATCTCTTAGGTCTGGCAAGTATAGCTCTTCAGGTGTAGTATTGGACCGGAAATGCAGGTCGTTTTCAGACTCTACTGCTAGCAACTTGAAGGGCTCATCAAAAGTTGGCAAAGGGTTTGCCGCAAGCATAACGGGATCAGACGTATCAGTTGACCTTTCCTTTACTGGTACCCTTTCCTCTCCATTCGATGCCAAGGTGGTTAGTAACTCAAACCCAGCACCTGCTGCTAGCACAGATCTTTCATTGTCATTGCCCTCCTCAAGTGATGGTCTTGCTCCCTCTTCAAATCATGATTCGAATACCGAGGGTGTGGACTCTAGTGGCAAAATTAATTTTTCGTATGATGAGGAACAAAAAGTCTGGATCCCACAAGATAAAAAGGATGAAATTGTCTTGATTCTTGTCCAGAGGCAGAAAGAATTGCAAGCACATATGCGGGACTGGACGGACTGGGCTCAGCAGAAAGTGATGCAAGTTGCACACCGACTTgcaaaggagaaggaggaacTTCAGTCGCTtaggaaagagaaggaagatgcggACCGCCAACAAGAAGAGAGGCACCATTCGGAAGAGAGTAATCGGAAGAAGCTTTTAGAGATGGAGTCTGCAATTTCTAGAGCAAATGCTCAGCTGGAGAGGGCAGATGCCTCTGCTCGTAGACGTGAGGCTGAGAATGCACAACTCATGTTACAGATGGAAGCTGCAAAGCGGCATGCAGCAGAGTCTGCAACAAATATTTCGGAGCTTTTAAAAAAGGATGAGAATAGTCGTAAAAGGTCTCAGCGTTGGGAATCTGAGAGAGCCCTGTTGCAAGAGGATCTTGCAGCACAGAAAAGCAGGTTATCTCGGGTTCAAGAACAACTTCAGCATGCTAAAGAGCAAAAGGATCAAGTGCAG GCAAGGTGGAAACAAGAAGAGGCAGCAAAGATGGAGGCAATTGCCCTTGTAACTTcagagaggaaagagagggatCAAATTGAGACATCAGTGAGATCAGAAGAGAATTTGCTGCATCTTAAAGCAGCGAATGATACACAAAGATACAAGAGTGAGATCCGTGCTCTTGAGCAGCAGATTGTGCAGCTGAAGGTGTCCATGGACTCTTCAAAGGTTGCTGCCCCCAAGTGGGGAGCCGACAATAAAACCTATGCGTTGCATCTTTCTGAAGGGAGAAAGAACAGCAATGCACAAATTTTGTCCAATATAGCAGTACCCCAAGATCTCGATTTTGATGATATACAGCGTGACCGGGAGTGTGTCATGTGCTTGAGTGAGGAGATGTCCGTGGTGTTCCTCCCTTGTGCCCACCAGGTGGTCTGTGCCAAATGCAGTGACCTCCATGAGAAGCAAGGGATGAAGGAGTGCCCTTCGTGCCGGACCCCCATCCAGCGCAGGGTGTGCGCCCGCCCCGCCGGTTGCTAG